In one Vulgatibacter incomptus genomic region, the following are encoded:
- a CDS encoding lysylphosphatidylglycerol synthase transmembrane domain-containing protein has translation MNTAIPDTRPTLGLGKLAKRVAGAIVAISLTVVLIGSAFFRPVFEGGLHVVPRFPLSQWVADLPSHLWWVGLFFLFSASMAPLRAFRWGFTLAKPKPRYSDRYHSVAIGLLGNNVIPGKLGEALRAMTLTHFTKKRGKPIAFAQSLGTILVCKLLDLVALLVLVSLSPSGPFFGGNGNFTGGLTGVAIAVPILIGVLFLAAKFTPRIADWLEAKGRYPKIQKALRDLGVGIAASGSAKRIGLAFLGTLVAIASVSTGYTIALYGAGVHAGFFAGVILLAAVTLGQSPPGVPAGLGMYYLSCTWAARLLGATPEQAATLAVLTHLTTVISHIAVGAASLLIRRVRLRDLVPRGRDRRPAESPESVRGS, from the coding sequence ATGAACACGGCGATCCCCGATACGCGCCCGACCCTCGGCCTGGGCAAGCTCGCCAAGCGGGTGGCGGGAGCCATCGTCGCCATCTCGCTCACGGTCGTACTGATCGGCTCGGCCTTCTTCCGCCCCGTCTTCGAGGGCGGCCTGCACGTGGTCCCCCGCTTCCCGCTCTCGCAGTGGGTCGCGGACCTCCCCTCGCACCTCTGGTGGGTCGGCCTCTTCTTCCTCTTCTCCGCCTCGATGGCGCCGCTTCGCGCCTTCCGCTGGGGCTTCACCCTCGCAAAGCCCAAGCCGCGCTACTCCGACCGCTACCACTCGGTGGCCATCGGCCTCCTGGGCAACAACGTGATCCCCGGCAAGCTCGGCGAGGCGCTGCGGGCGATGACGCTCACCCACTTCACCAAGAAGAGGGGGAAGCCGATCGCCTTCGCCCAGAGCCTGGGGACAATCCTCGTCTGCAAGCTCCTCGATCTGGTGGCCCTCCTCGTCCTGGTCTCCCTCTCGCCGAGCGGCCCCTTCTTCGGAGGCAACGGCAACTTCACCGGCGGCCTCACCGGCGTCGCCATCGCCGTCCCGATCCTGATCGGCGTGCTCTTCCTGGCGGCGAAGTTCACGCCGCGGATCGCCGACTGGCTGGAGGCCAAGGGCCGCTACCCGAAGATCCAGAAGGCCTTGCGGGACCTGGGCGTCGGGATCGCCGCGAGCGGCTCCGCCAAGCGCATCGGCCTCGCCTTCCTCGGCACCCTGGTGGCGATCGCCTCGGTCTCCACCGGCTACACCATCGCCCTCTACGGCGCGGGCGTCCACGCGGGCTTCTTCGCCGGCGTGATCCTCCTCGCCGCGGTGACGCTGGGCCAGAGCCCCCCAGGGGTCCCGGCCGGTCTCGGGATGTATTACCTCTCGTGTACCTGGGCCGCGCGGCTCCTCGGCGCCACGCCGGAGCAGGCCGCCACCCTCGCGGTGCTCACCCACCTCACGACGGTCATCTCGCACATCGCGGTCGGCGCGGCCTCGCTGCTCA
- the greB gene encoding transcription elongation factor GreB: protein MSKAFVKDDGEELDLSPEEIEEDETRPRGKRYITPEGFKTLQAELERLWKVDRPKVTTEVMWAAAQGDRSENAEYIYGKKKLREIDRRIRFLSKRLDALTVVEPSAEQEGKVFFGAWVRVEDEDGEEATYRIVGPDELDVRSGKISVESPLARALLGKKVGDEVHVVRPKGEADLAILEIRYEPA from the coding sequence ATGTCCAAGGCATTCGTGAAGGACGACGGCGAGGAGCTGGACCTCTCTCCCGAGGAGATCGAGGAGGACGAGACCCGTCCCCGCGGCAAGCGGTACATCACGCCCGAGGGCTTCAAGACCCTGCAGGCCGAGCTCGAGAGGCTCTGGAAGGTGGACCGGCCCAAGGTCACCACCGAGGTGATGTGGGCCGCCGCCCAGGGCGATCGCTCGGAGAACGCCGAGTACATCTACGGCAAGAAGAAGCTCCGGGAGATCGACCGCCGCATCCGCTTCCTCTCCAAGCGCCTGGACGCCCTCACGGTGGTCGAGCCGTCGGCGGAGCAGGAGGGCAAGGTCTTCTTCGGCGCGTGGGTGCGCGTGGAGGACGAGGACGGAGAGGAGGCGACCTACCGGATCGTCGGCCCCGACGAGCTCGACGTCCGCTCGGGGAAGATCAGCGTCGAGTCCCCGCTGGCCCGGGCGCTCCTGGGCAAGAAGGTGGGCGACGAGGTCCACGTCGTCCGCCCAAAGGGCGAGGCAGATCTGGCGATCCTCGAGATCCGCTACGAGCCTGCCTGA
- a CDS encoding Ig-like domain-containing protein, protein MRTLLLALGLAVAVAGCSKPDFYEMEPTSISFETRGAARPARAVAKNRRGQVFPSAKPTKWVSEDEKVATVDDAGMITARGPGQTRITASRGDLAGDLLVDVNTVEKLVVEPLELQLVQDGDPVLPKIRVLNALGKEMEGRLVRMKCANEKICTTDSGKQVWAHDPGETTIEVSCDGFKQQMKVVVAAAKGGRR, encoded by the coding sequence ATGCGCACGTTGCTGCTCGCATTGGGTCTCGCGGTCGCAGTCGCCGGATGCTCCAAGCCCGACTTCTACGAGATGGAGCCGACCTCGATCTCCTTCGAGACCCGAGGCGCCGCGAGGCCTGCGCGCGCGGTCGCGAAGAACCGCCGCGGCCAGGTCTTCCCCTCTGCGAAGCCGACGAAGTGGGTCTCCGAGGACGAGAAGGTCGCGACGGTCGACGACGCCGGCATGATCACGGCGAGGGGTCCCGGCCAGACCCGAATCACGGCCTCCCGCGGCGACCTCGCCGGCGACCTGCTCGTCGACGTGAACACGGTGGAGAAGCTCGTCGTCGAGCCCCTCGAGCTCCAGCTCGTGCAGGACGGCGATCCGGTCCTCCCGAAGATCCGCGTCCTGAACGCGCTCGGCAAGGAGATGGAGGGTCGCCTCGTCCGCATGAAGTGCGCGAACGAGAAGATCTGCACCACCGACAGCGGCAAGCAGGTGTGGGCCCACGATCCCGGCGAGACGACGATCGAGGTGAGCTGCGACGGCTTCAAGCAGCAGATGAAGGTGGTGGTCGCCGCCGCCAAGGGTGGCCGCCGCTAA
- a CDS encoding J domain-containing protein — MAQPNRNTDWESEELECSHCGTRLSRVGAAASGGAYYSCARCVRTYASSYGEVLRRGAGVRPALPAPGGEAVREARFQQAKSRLEAFLRRLDEDDPWFVLGVPPGASLETVRARFRELALRHHPDRGGDPVQMQRITRAFDTIRGGGGRPSAGPEELKPPAVDDDSAQVFAVARRTRAR, encoded by the coding sequence GTGGCGCAGCCTAACAGGAACACGGACTGGGAATCGGAGGAGCTGGAGTGCTCCCACTGTGGAACACGCCTCTCCCGCGTCGGCGCTGCTGCGAGCGGCGGAGCGTACTACTCGTGTGCCCGCTGTGTTCGAACCTACGCCTCGAGCTACGGCGAGGTGCTCCGTAGAGGCGCGGGCGTGCGCCCCGCCTTGCCCGCGCCTGGGGGGGAGGCGGTCCGCGAGGCCCGCTTCCAGCAGGCCAAGAGCCGGCTCGAGGCCTTCCTGCGTCGGCTGGACGAGGACGATCCCTGGTTCGTGCTGGGAGTACCGCCCGGCGCCTCCCTCGAGACGGTCCGCGCGCGCTTCCGGGAGCTCGCCCTCCGGCATCATCCGGATCGCGGCGGAGATCCCGTGCAGATGCAGCGGATCACCCGCGCCTTCGACACGATCCGCGGAGGCGGAGGACGGCCGTCCGCCGGGCCGGAGGAGCTGAAGCCGCCGGCCGTCGACGACGACTCGGCCCAGGTCTTCGCCGTGGCCAGGCGCACCCGCGCCCGATGA
- a CDS encoding SpoIID/LytB domain-containing protein translates to MTSRLLQGIAILAAWVGGVAAPGAAAAAGTQARLGAATQGRTAAAARRPPANKHGASGADAGAASRLEAQVDPLELLWSHRLDFAPDGSPLVSVRIGEGERELALVPKGNVRISLRGKGAKALEGPAGGTWRFRIRDGVPARIRWAPRVAEVDLAGKAAVGAELERWAGRGYDARAVIVGGVFGFSGRVVDNRRYAILLGAPGSRDDAERLAADVRERFGDPVSLFSELEARPQGVVEIIDPRGKKVAESPGAAVVEVPGGGGITVLGVEHDMGYAAHGREDRTYRGKVFVTVDSQGRAAAVSVLPMEELLRGIVPSEIFASAPSEALQAQAVAARGEVLAKIGARHLGDPFLLCAEQHCQVYKGLSGEHPRTDEAIAASRGEVLFGSRGGLVDSVYSSTCGGHTENNEAVWGTPPDPNLRGVPDWIGHPELAAYASGIAEGKVARFLSADVPGMCSSATFARKEKYRWERRFTAAELDEIVASFGVGKVVSLEVTGRGVSGRATGLAIRGSLGSHVINGELAIRRLLKNLNSSLFVIEREGPAGAWRFRGAGWGHGVGMCQIGAIGRAELGHDHAAILRHYYNGADLVRLY, encoded by the coding sequence ATGACTTCGCGCCTTCTGCAGGGGATCGCGATCCTGGCCGCATGGGTCGGCGGTGTGGCTGCGCCGGGCGCTGCGGCCGCCGCTGGAACGCAAGCGCGCCTCGGGGCAGCGACGCAGGGGCGGACTGCCGCGGCGGCTCGCCGTCCACCGGCGAACAAGCATGGAGCGTCCGGTGCCGACGCCGGGGCAGCGTCCCGCCTCGAGGCGCAGGTCGATCCCCTCGAGCTCCTCTGGAGCCATCGTCTCGATTTCGCGCCGGACGGCAGCCCGCTCGTGTCGGTGCGGATCGGCGAGGGGGAGCGGGAGCTCGCGCTGGTGCCCAAGGGAAACGTTCGGATTTCCCTGAGGGGCAAGGGCGCGAAGGCCCTCGAAGGCCCGGCTGGCGGGACCTGGCGGTTCCGGATCCGCGACGGCGTTCCCGCCCGGATCCGGTGGGCACCGCGGGTCGCCGAGGTCGACCTCGCCGGGAAGGCCGCCGTCGGCGCCGAGCTGGAGCGGTGGGCCGGGCGCGGCTACGACGCGCGGGCCGTGATCGTCGGCGGCGTCTTCGGCTTCTCCGGTCGGGTGGTCGACAATCGGCGATACGCGATTCTCCTCGGTGCGCCCGGTTCGCGCGACGACGCCGAGCGGCTCGCGGCGGACGTGCGGGAGCGCTTCGGTGATCCGGTGTCTCTGTTTTCCGAGCTCGAGGCCCGCCCCCAGGGCGTCGTCGAGATCATCGACCCACGCGGAAAGAAAGTGGCCGAATCCCCCGGCGCCGCCGTGGTGGAGGTGCCGGGCGGCGGCGGGATCACCGTCCTCGGCGTCGAGCACGACATGGGCTACGCCGCCCACGGCCGCGAGGATCGCACCTATCGCGGCAAGGTCTTCGTGACGGTGGACTCGCAGGGGAGGGCGGCGGCGGTGAGCGTACTCCCGATGGAGGAGCTCCTCCGCGGGATCGTCCCCAGCGAGATCTTCGCGTCTGCGCCTTCCGAGGCCCTCCAGGCCCAGGCCGTCGCGGCCCGCGGCGAGGTCCTCGCCAAGATCGGCGCGCGCCACCTCGGTGATCCCTTCCTCCTCTGTGCCGAGCAGCACTGCCAGGTCTACAAGGGCCTCTCGGGCGAGCATCCCCGCACCGACGAGGCCATCGCGGCGTCTCGGGGCGAGGTCCTTTTCGGGAGCCGCGGCGGCCTCGTCGACTCCGTCTACTCCTCGACCTGCGGCGGCCACACCGAGAACAACGAGGCCGTCTGGGGCACGCCTCCCGACCCCAACCTGCGCGGCGTGCCCGACTGGATCGGCCACCCCGAGCTCGCCGCCTACGCCTCCGGGATCGCGGAGGGAAAGGTCGCGCGATTCCTCTCCGCCGACGTACCGGGCATGTGCAGCTCGGCGACCTTCGCGCGGAAGGAGAAATATCGCTGGGAGCGGCGGTTCACGGCGGCGGAGCTCGACGAGATCGTTGCGTCCTTCGGTGTCGGAAAGGTCGTCTCACTCGAGGTGACCGGTCGCGGCGTGTCGGGCCGCGCCACCGGCCTCGCGATCCGCGGCAGCCTCGGCAGCCACGTGATCAACGGCGAGCTTGCGATCCGCAGGCTCCTCAAGAACCTCAACTCGTCGCTCTTCGTCATCGAGCGGGAGGGCCCGGCGGGCGCGTGGCGTTTCCGGGGCGCGGGCTGGGGCCACGGCGTCGGCATGTGCCAGATAGGCGCCATCGGCCGCGCCGAGCTCGGCCACGACCACGCCGCGATCCTGCGCCACTACTACAACGGCGCCGACCTCGTGCGGCTTTACTGA
- a CDS encoding energy transducer TonB family protein → MDPTIRERRRRVAARMARKRLLVALVLAALFHLVAIPLTMLSFRFEPGKEPEVALVRIPASQWDAAAGVAREGAKQKPPMEKAEAAKEKEQETPPPEEKKKEPEKAPGQVVETAPGNGETSPDSKFSAESNNRVDKQTISRDRRAGANVTTPKATAPAADAGAPGEEAGQSVGVVGEAGKDKGKAQKARGKVEIPSVERKDELSMKVSPNGAGKIPNQKGSDELQGNSDRFRIQVGEGDGEEEREGGGGTQPGGELKLFPSAAVVDRITGAPAPDHVEGVDEGEGTFLNTREWRFASFMNRLKAGVARTWDPSAVARVRDPSGNIYLWKDRYTLLSVTLREDGSLEGAYVEKSSGVDFLDREAMAAFERAQPFPHPPKGLMGEDGRIHFQFGFFIDTNRGGIRIFRR, encoded by the coding sequence GTGGACCCGACGATCCGAGAGCGCCGGCGCCGCGTCGCCGCAAGGATGGCCCGAAAGCGGCTGCTGGTCGCGCTCGTCCTCGCGGCGCTCTTCCACCTGGTGGCGATCCCGCTGACGATGCTCTCCTTCCGGTTCGAGCCGGGCAAGGAGCCCGAGGTGGCGCTGGTGCGGATCCCGGCGTCCCAGTGGGACGCCGCGGCCGGTGTCGCCCGCGAAGGAGCGAAGCAGAAGCCGCCCATGGAGAAGGCCGAGGCGGCGAAAGAGAAGGAGCAGGAGACGCCTCCCCCGGAGGAGAAGAAGAAGGAGCCGGAGAAGGCGCCGGGGCAGGTGGTGGAGACGGCCCCGGGCAACGGCGAGACTTCGCCGGACTCGAAGTTCTCGGCGGAGTCGAACAACCGGGTGGACAAGCAGACGATCTCCCGCGACCGTCGGGCCGGGGCGAACGTGACGACGCCGAAGGCCACCGCGCCCGCGGCGGATGCGGGAGCCCCTGGCGAGGAAGCGGGCCAGTCCGTCGGCGTCGTCGGCGAGGCGGGCAAGGACAAGGGCAAGGCCCAGAAGGCCCGCGGCAAGGTGGAGATCCCGTCGGTCGAGCGTAAGGACGAGCTCTCGATGAAGGTCTCGCCGAACGGGGCCGGAAAGATCCCGAACCAGAAGGGCTCCGACGAGCTGCAGGGCAACTCCGATCGCTTCCGCATCCAGGTGGGGGAGGGTGACGGCGAGGAGGAGCGCGAGGGCGGGGGCGGCACGCAGCCGGGAGGCGAGCTGAAGCTCTTCCCGAGCGCGGCGGTGGTGGATCGGATCACGGGCGCGCCCGCGCCGGATCACGTGGAGGGCGTTGACGAGGGCGAGGGCACCTTCCTGAACACCCGGGAGTGGCGCTTCGCCTCGTTCATGAACCGCCTGAAGGCCGGCGTGGCGCGCACCTGGGATCCGAGCGCGGTGGCGCGGGTGCGGGATCCGTCGGGAAACATCTACCTCTGGAAGGATCGCTACACGCTGCTGTCGGTGACGCTCCGCGAGGACGGAAGCCTCGAGGGCGCCTACGTGGAGAAGTCGAGCGGCGTGGACTTCCTCGACCGCGAGGCGATGGCGGCCTTCGAGAGGGCGCAGCCCTTTCCGCATCCGCCG